ATCACACGCATCATGGACGAGAAGGCCTTCTACCTTCTCCCCGCCCAGAACCCCGACGGGCGCGAACGCTGGTTCGAGCACCCCCAGACCTCCTCCTCCTCGCGCTCCAACACACGCCCCGTCGACAGCGACAACGACGGGCTCATCGACGAGGACGAGCCCAACGACCTCGACGGCGACGGCTCCATCACCATGATGTGGAAGCGCGACCCCAACGGCGACTGGCGACGCTCCCTCGACGACCCGCGCATCTTCACACGCGTCCAGCCCGGACAGAAGGGCGACTGGACGCTCCTCGGACAGGAAGGCATCGACACCGACGGCGACGGACGCACCAACGAAGACGGCGTGGGCGGCGACGACATGAACCGCAACTGGCCCTCCGACTGGCAGCCCACGCACATCCAGGGCGGCGCAGGCCCCTACCCCTTCAGCGCGCCCGAGACCCGCGCCATCGGCATGTTCATCCTCCAGCACCCCAACATCGCCGGTGGTCAGTCCTACCACAACATGGGCGGCATGTTCCTCCGGGGACCCGGCGCCGCCTACGCCGGAGACCTCTACCCGCCCTCCGACATCCGCGCCTACGACGAGATCGGCAAACTCGGCGAGCAGATCGTCCCCTACTACCGCTACCTCATCATCCACAAAGACCTCTACACCGTCCACGGCGGGTTCGTGAACTGGCTCGCCGAAGGCCTCGGCATCCTCTCCTTCACCAACGAGATGTGGACGCCCTCCAAGATGTTCCAGAAGGACTCCTCCCGCCCCAGCGAAGAGCAGACCTGGATCTGGCGCGACCGCCTCCAGTTCGGACAGGAGTTCAAGGACTACACCGAGGTCGACCACCCCCAGCACGGCAAGGTCCTCGTGGGCGGGCCCAACAAGTGGTCCAGCCGCGTCACCCCCACCTTCCTGCTCGAGGAAGAGTGCCACCGCAACTTCGCCTTCACCACCATGCACGCCGACCAGATGCCCGTCCTCTCCTGGGGACGCACGAAGGTCGAACGACTCGGCGCGCAACTCTGGGCGGTGACCACCGAGGTGCGCAACGAACGCGCCATCCCCACACGCCTGGCCGTCGCGGCACGCAACAACATCGGACAGCCCGACAAACTGGAAGCCACGGGGAATAACGGCGTGAGCGTCGTCGCCGCCACCACCCTCAGCAACTGGCGCGCGACCAGCGCCGACGAGGTCCGCTTCGAGCCCTCACGCGTCCTCTTCAACGAGGGCGTCCCGGCCCGCGGCGGCCGCATCGTCCGCTTCCTCGTCAACGCCCCCGAAGGCGCCCCCCTCACCCTCCGCTTCACCGCCGAGAAGGCCCTGGACATCGAACAAACCATCACCCTCCGCGCCACCCCCGACGAGGACTGACCCCCGGAACCACCCCCGCCCCCGAGCCCCCGGGGGCGGCCCCCGCCCTCAAAGCACCGTTTCCACCCCCACCCGACCCTTTCCCCACCCCCGCCTTGTCCCGGAGCCCCCCCCGGGGGTAGGATCGCCCGCTTGAACACACCATCGGGGTGTAGCGCAGCTTGGTAGCGCGTCTCGTTCGGGACGAGAAGGTCGTAGGTTCAAATCCTATCACCCCGACTTTTCGAGAGATCAAGCCCTTCGACGAGCACGTCGAAGGGCTTTCTCGTTACAGGGCAAAGAGTTGTGCCATCAAGGGTGCAGTTCAAACAGACGATTTCGAGGATTCGCCGCTTGGTGGCGTAATCAGCAGAAATCCACGTGTTTTGCAGTGTTTGCGAGAGTTCAAACACCTTGGCCGCGAGTTCGGCCGTTTCGTCGTGCGAACGGTCCAGAACGTCGAGTTGGAGCTTGATGGACGACAGCCGGTCCCGAAGCTCTGTGTGCTTGCGAGCGAAGGTTTCCTGATCCACGTCATCGCCAAGCCGAAGGTTCAGGAGCCTGTCCTGCTGGGCTACCAAGAGCGAGGATTGCCGCAGGAGTTCCTCCCGCTGGGCCCGGGCGTCTGACTGGGCGTCCCGCGTCTGGGACGCGAGGACCGCCCGGAACCAGTCCTGAATCTCCGGATCATCGATCCGCATCCGGCCGAAGAGTTCGAGAACCTGCCGATCGAGTTCCGCTTCCGTGACACGGACACGGGGGTGCCCGGGCGCGGTGTATCCGCTGCACCGGTAGTAGACGTAGTGCCGATCGCCGGACTTGGTCCCTTTCGTTTTCCTCTCGCCCGTCACCGCCCTACCGCAGTGGGCACAGGCGATGGCGTCGCCGGCGTAGGTCATCTGGTGGGCGTGGTAGACCTTGTCGCCCAAGAGAGCCTGCACACGGTCCCACGTTGCACGGTCAACAAGCGGCTTCTGCTTGCCGGGGTACCACTGCCCCTTGAACGGGATCTCGCCGATGTACGACCGATCCGTCAGCATCGCGTGGAGCTTGCTCCGCGTGAACCGGTGAGAGTCACCTCGATAGCTCACGCCTTCTGCGTGCAGACGATCCCGCAGCGCATCGAGCGTGAGCGGCTCGTAGGCGTAGAGGTGAAAGACCCGACGGACGACTTCCCCAGCCGCGGCATCAACTTCGGTGACACAGCGTCCGTCCTTCCGGACGTTGCGATATCCATAGGGCGCCTTCCCCACGAACCAGCCTTCTTGCACTCGACGAGCGAGGCCCTCCCGGACATCGACGGACTGCTGCTCGGTGTAGAAGCTCGCCATGTTGGCGAGCGTCCGCCGCATCATGCGCCCCGCGGGATTGTTCTCAGTCGGCTGAGACACCGACACGAAGGCAAGACCATGCTCGCTTTCCAGTCTTTCGAGTTCGACGTAGTCGAAGAGATTGCGGGCTGCCCGATCGACCTTGTAGAACAGGAGTGCGTCGAGTTCCGTCGCGTTCTTCTTCGCATATGCGATGAGCTCGCGGTACGTCTTCCGCTCATCACTCTTGCTCGCCGTCTCGGCGATGCGAAAGAGCCGGACGATTTCGCCGCCCGCCGCGACGGCGTACCGCTTGAGCGCATCCTCTTGGACCGCGAGCGAAAAGCCTTCTCTTTCCTGCTCGCGGCTGCTGACCCGTGCGAGCGCCACAAAGCGTTTCATCGTCATCCCTCCAGAACCAGGGCGTCGATCAACCGACCCGCGTTCTGGATGATTGTAACGGCGTCATCGACGGTGAGTGGCTTTGAGTAATACCGCTGCCAAACGTGGAGCGTCAGCCGCACAAGCTCTGGGGTGATCCAGTCCGGCACGCCGGCTGGCAGGACGAGATCCGGCGCTCCCACTGCGGCAGCCGCGTCAGGTTTGTGCGCTCGTCGGACCACTCTCCGCCTCCAAGCCAGACCGCTTCTCGTCGATGGGCCCGTGGATCGCTCCCCGGTCCTGAAACACCGCGTGCTGAGTTCGCGGGCCGCCATTCGCCAAGACTGGCCGAGCTTCTAGAGTGCGTGCCCTTCGCACACGATGAGCCCACCACCACAACACGAGAATGCATACGAGTAATGTGAGTGGGTCTTTGAGCACAATGGCTACAGCGAGCACGCAGACCGCCGCTGCGATGATTAAGGCCGCAATCACGCACGGGGCCATGGGTTACTCCCGGTCCATTGGTCGTTC
This Phycisphaeraceae bacterium DNA region includes the following protein-coding sequences:
- a CDS encoding recombinase family protein, whose amino-acid sequence is MKRFVALARVSSREQEREGFSLAVQEDALKRYAVAAGGEIVRLFRIAETASKSDERKTYRELIAYAKKNATELDALLFYKVDRAARNLFDYVELERLESEHGLAFVSVSQPTENNPAGRMMRRTLANMASFYTEQQSVDVREGLARRVQEGWFVGKAPYGYRNVRKDGRCVTEVDAAAGEVVRRVFHLYAYEPLTLDALRDRLHAEGVSYRGDSHRFTRSKLHAMLTDRSYIGEIPFKGQWYPGKQKPLVDRATWDRVQALLGDKVYHAHQMTYAGDAIACAHCGRAVTGERKTKGTKSGDRHYVYYRCSGYTAPGHPRVRVTEAELDRQVLELFGRMRIDDPEIQDWFRAVLASQTRDAQSDARAQREELLRQSSLLVAQQDRLLNLRLGDDVDQETFARKHTELRDRLSSIKLQLDVLDRSHDETAELAAKVFELSQTLQNTWISADYATKRRILEIVCLNCTLDGTTLCPVTRKPFDVLVEGLDLSKSRGDRI